The Gemmatimonadales bacterium genome contains the following window.
TGGTCGGCCGGCGTGCAGAGCCTGCGCGACGCCACGGTGGGTGACGTGCGACCGGCGCTGCTGCTGCTGCTCGGCGCCGTCGGCTTCGTGCTCCTCATCGCCTGCGTGAACGTGGCGAACCTGCTGCTCTCGCGCGGTACGGGCCGGGCCCGCGAGCACGCCGTGCGGGCGGCGCTCGGCGCTTCCACCGCGCGGCTGGCCGGCGGCGTGCTGGCCGAGAGCCTGTGGCTGGGTCTCGGCGGATCGGTGCTGGGCCTCGCGATCGCGGCGTGGGGGACCGAGGCCGTCGTCGCGCTCGCGCCCGAAGGCGTGCCGGGGATCGCGGGAGCGCGGGTGGACGTGTCGGTGCTGCTCTTCGCCGTGGGCCTCGGGGTGCTCACCAGCGTGCTGTTCGGCCTGCTCCCGGCCTGGCGCGCCACCAACGTCTGGTCCCTGGTGGAGCGGCTGCGCGACGGCGGCGCCGCCGTCGGCGGGCGCCACGGGCGGCGCTCGCGTCAGGGGCTCGTGGTCGCGGAGGTGGCGCTCGCCGTCGTGCTGGTGGTGGGTGCGGGACTGCTGCTCAGGAGCTTCGTGCGCCTGCGCGCGGTGGATCCGGGCTTCGATCCGCGCGGCGTCCTCACCTTCGACGTCTCGCTGCCCGACGCCACGACGCCGGCGCAGGCCGAGGCGTTCTTCGGCGCGCTGGTCGGCCGGCTGCGGGCGTTGCCCGGCGTGCAGAGCGCCGGAGGGATCTTCGGCCTCCCGCTGCGGGACTTCGGGTACGGCATCACGGTGAGCGAGCTGGACGGCCGCGAGCTGTCGCCGCAGGAGCAGGAGTCGGGCGTGGTGCCCCAGATCCGCGTCGTGACGCCCGAGTTCTTCCGCACGCTGGGGATCCAGCTCGTGCGGGGACGCGTCTTCACCGACGCGGACCGGGCCGGCACGCTGCCCGTCGTGGTCGTCTCGGAGACGGCGGCCCGGCGCATCTGGGGGACCCGGGATCCGCTCGGTCGCCACTTCACGCTCGGCACCCGGCTGGGGCTCGGGAAGGACCACCCGCGCGCGGGCGGCACGGTCATCGGCGTGGTGCGCGACGTGAAGGACGAATCGCTGGCCGAAGCCGGGAGGCCGTGGGTGTACGTGGTCCACGACCAGTTTCCGGTGCCGTACCTGTCCCTGGCGCTCCGCACCGCGGGCGACCCGGCGGCGCTGGTCGGCCCGTCGCGTGCCGCACTCGCGGCGCTGGATCCGGACATCCCGATGGCACGGGTGCGCACGATGGGCGAGTGGATCTCGGTGTCGATGACGGCCCGGCGCTTCTTCGCCTGGCTGATCGGCATCTTCGCCGCGGTCGCCCTCGGCCTCGCCGCGGTCGGCGTGTACGGCGTGCTGTCCCAGGCGGTGGGAGAGCGCACGCGGGAGATCGGCCTCCGCGTGGCGCTCGGCGCCGCGCCGCGCGAGGTCACGGCGCTGGTGGTGCGTCAGGGGATCGCACCCGCCGCCCTCGGCATCGGGGTGGGGCTCGCCCTCGCCCTCGGGCTCACCCGCGCGCTGCGGGCCTATCTGGCGCCGATGTTGTACAGCATCACGCCTTCGGACCTCCCGACGTATGGCCTGGTGGCGGGGCTGATCTTCGCGGTCGCGCTGCTGGCCGCGTGGGTGCCGGCGCGCCGCGCGGCGCGGGTGGATCCGCTGGTGGCGTTGCGAACGGAGTAAGAGCTCCATGGACACGCTGATC
Protein-coding sequences here:
- a CDS encoding ABC transporter permease — encoded protein: MDSLLPDLRYAARTLLKSPGFTLIAVLTLALGIGANTAIFSVVDAALLRPYPFPEPGRLVQVNSLARGQVAAVSPADFLDWQKMARSFTAIAAIDRASMALSGEGPAEEVQGETVTGDFFAILGVVPALGRTFTAEEEARPEQSHAVILGDALWRIRFGADPRIVGRTVRLDGAPWLVVGVMPRGFAYPADARMWMPLTWAPELRTMRGGHYLTVLGRLRPGATVDGASTEMASLAARIEADNPGVNIHWSAGVQSLRDATVGDVRPALLLLLGAVGFVLLIACVNVANLLLSRGTGRAREHAVRAALGASTARLAGGVLAESLWLGLGGSVLGLAIAAWGTEAVVALAPEGVPGIAGARVDVSVLLFAVGLGVLTSVLFGLLPAWRATNVWSLVERLRDGGAAVGGRHGRRSRQGLVVAEVALAVVLVVGAGLLLRSFVRLRAVDPGFDPRGVLTFDVSLPDATTPAQAEAFFGALVGRLRALPGVQSAGGIFGLPLRDFGYGITVSELDGRELSPQEQESGVVPQIRVVTPEFFRTLGIQLVRGRVFTDADRAGTLPVVVVSETAARRIWGTRDPLGRHFTLGTRLGLGKDHPRAGGTVIGVVRDVKDESLAEAGRPWVYVVHDQFPVPYLSLALRTAGDPAALVGPSRAALAALDPDIPMARVRTMGEWISVSMTARRFFAWLIGIFAAVALGLAAVGVYGVLSQAVGERTREIGLRVALGAAPREVTALVVRQGIAPAALGIGVGLALALGLTRALRAYLAPMLYSITPSDLPTYGLVAGLIFAVALLAAWVPARRAARVDPLVALRTE